From Penicillium digitatum chromosome 5, complete sequence, one genomic window encodes:
- a CDS encoding Proteinase inhibitor I78, with protein sequence MPLVVPGINSSFGDKSQWVNKLMGKTISDTSNETSFAKKDLPETHRVLKPGDMKTMDHDPNRLNIHVNDDGMVHDVNYG encoded by the exons ATGCCGCTCGTTGTTCCAGGAATCAACTCATCATTTGGAGATAAGTCCCAGTGGGTCAACAAGCTGATGGGCAAGACAATTAGCGACACCAGTAACGAGACA TCCTTTGCAAAGAAAGATCTTCCTGAAACTCATCGGGTGTTGAAGCCAGGTGACATGAAGACCATGGATCATGATCCGAACAG ACTCAACATCCACGTTAACGATGATGGAATGGTCCATGATGTGAATTACGGTTAA
- a CDS encoding Alpha-L-arabinofuranosidase: MTTFTKLEDHETPLISVHPARRISKINPNIYAGFTEHMGRCIYGGIYDPGNPLSDEKGFRKDVLEALKGLNIPVVRYPGGNFCATYHWLDGVGPKNQRPARPELAWLGTETNQFGTDEFMQWCEALGTEPYLCFNFGTGTLDEALGWVEYCNGTGNTYYANLRRKNGREEPYNVKYWALGNECWGPWQVEQMTKEAYAHKAIQWAKALKLLDPTLILILCGQDGTASWDYYTLNQCLVPAHSALSTSSVPLIDMHSIHLYTSSSSHLHNVTAPLAAERAIEITSALIDLARVENKVPPEQLRPTICFDEWNVWDPIRAEGSQGAEENYTLSDALAVAAWLNVFVRKSKDVSMACIAQTVNVISPLMTSPEGITKQTTWWPLWLFSRYMRGWTVASHVSCGTYDGETTPQWIRSAKETPWLDVSATVGDDGFVNVAVVNIHDTQDLESRVEGAQGEVTVFTVTASDLAVTNMKGKEEVAIQESTWNGNGSYVFPRHSLTLLRWKAE; this comes from the exons ATGACGACCTTTACCAAATTGGAAGATCATGAGACGCCTCTCATCTCTGTGCACCCAGCAAGGCGCATTTCCAAGATCAACCCGAACATTTATGCTGGCTTTACTGA GCATATGGGACGGTGTATCTATGGTGGCATCTATGACCCCGGAAACCCGTTATCGGATGAAAAGGGATTCCGCAAAGACGTCCTGGAGGCGTTGAAGGGGCTCAACATTCCCGTCGTTCGGTACCCCGGCGGCAATTTCTGCGCGACATATCACTGGCTTGATGGCGTTGGTCCTAAAAACCAACGGCCAGCGCG ACCAGAGCTAGCATGGCTCGGAACCGAGACGAATCAATTTGGCACTGATGAATTCATGCAATGGTGTGAGGCTCTCGGAACGGAGCCATACCTTTGCTTCAACTTTGGTACCGGCACCTTGGATGAAG CCTTGGGTTGGGTTGAATACTGCAATGGAACTGGCAACACTTACTATGCCAATCTAAGACGAAAAAATGGCCGTGAAGAGCCCTACAAT GTCAAGTACTGGGCCCTTGGAAACGAGTGCTGGGGTCCCTGGCAGGTAGAGCAGATGACCAAAGAAGCATACGCTCACAAGGCTATTCAATGGGCCAAAG CTCTCAAACTCCTGGATCCCACCCTCATCTTGATTCTCTGCGGTCAAGATGGTACTGCTTCCTGGGATTACTACACACTAAACCAGTGTCTTGTGCCTGCTCACTCCGCATTATCAACCAGCTCCGTTCCCTTGATTGACATGCACAGCATCCATCTCTAcacatcctcatcatcccaTCTGCACAACGTGACAGCACCACTGGCAGCCGAGCGCGCAATTGAAATCACATCTGCCTTGATCGATCTTGCCAGGGTAGAGAACAAAGTGCCCCCGGAGCAACTTCGCCCGACAATCTGCTTCGATGAGTGGAACGTCTGGGATCCAATCCGTGCAGAGGGAAGCCAAGGCGCCGAAGAGAACTACACCCTCTCCGACGCACTCGCAGTTGCCGCCTGGCTGAACGTCTTTGTCCGAAAGAGCAAGGATGTCAGCATGGCATGTATCGCGCAGACTGTGAACGTCATTTCGCCCTTGATGACCAGCCCAGAAGGAATCACCAAGCAGACCACCTGGTGGCCACTTTGGTTATTCTCGCGCTACATGCGTGGCTGGACAGTTGCAAGTCATGTTTCTTGTGGGACATACGACGGTGAGACCACTCCCCAGTGGATTCGAAGTGCCAAGGAGACGCCCTGGTTGGATGTTAGTGCTACTGTCGGGGATGACGGGTTTGTCAACGTTGCTGTGGTGAATATTCACGACACTCAAGATTTGGAAAGTCGGGTTGAGGGAGCCCAGGGAGAAGTTACTGTCTTTACGGTCACTGCGAGCGATTTGGCCGTGACGAATATGAAGGGCAAGGAAGAAGTGGCGATCCAGGAGTCAACCTGGAATGGAAATGGGTCGTATGTGTTCCCGCGACACTCGCTTACTCTGCTACGGTGGAAGGCTGAGTGA